One Ricinus communis isolate WT05 ecotype wild-type chromosome 7, ASM1957865v1, whole genome shotgun sequence genomic region harbors:
- the LOC8285438 gene encoding uncharacterized protein LOC8285438 isoform X2 — MSLLTPTCCSKRLTGLCHLHKILPNNSTRNYRFCTKAFARQQIPKKKLRRNRQLENGIALKTTTDKSFTENDDGSSLEDSTVNNIMEKLISIPSRRAVLQACTVTSGLIAALGILIRQVSHVASVEGLPILDCSSEVSFGTETWHFELVIGLVVLISSSRYLLLMTWPDFAESTEAANQQVLTSLQPLDYIVVSFLPGISEELLFRGALLPLFGMDWKSALAVAAVFGVLHLGSGRKYSFAIWATFVGLAYGYATIASSSIIVPMVSHALYNLVGGILWRSTSKLSKSLE; from the exons ATGTCTTTGCTCACTCCTACCTGTTGCTCTAAGAGGCTGACTGGCCTCTGTCATTTACACAAGATTTTGCCTAATAATTCAACTAGG aACTATAGATTTTGCACAAAAGCTTTTGCAAGGCAGCAGATACCAAAGAAAAAGTTGAGGAGAAATAGACAATTAGAAAATGGGATTGCTTTGAAGACTACTACTGATAAAAGTTTCACTGAAAATGATGATGGGTCTTCTTTAGAAGATAGTACTGTCAATAACATTATGGAAAAGTTAATTAGTATACCTTCAAGAAGGGCAGTTCTTCAGGCATGCACTGTTACTTCTGGCTTGATAGCTGCTTtgggtattttaattagacag GTATCTCATGTTGCATCAGTGGAAGGATTGCCAATTCTTGATTGCTCTTCAGAAGTCTCAT TTGGTACTGAGACATGGCATTTTGAGTTGGTTATAGGATTGGTTGTTCTGATATCATCATCTCGGTACTTGTTGCTGATGACATGGCCAGATTTTGCTGAATCTACAGAAGCTGCTAATCAGCAG GTCCTCACATCACTTCAACCTTTGGATTACATTGTAGTTTCATTTTTGCCTGGAATTAGTGAG GAACTCCTTTTCCGCGGTGCACTGCTACCACTTTTTGGAATGGACTGGAAGAGTGCCTTAGCAGTAGCTGCTGTATTTGGTGTTCTACACTTGGGTAGCGGCCGAAAGTACTCCTTTGCTATCTG GGCAACGTTTGTCGGACTCGCGTACGGGTATGCCACCATTGCATCCTCGAGCATCATTGTGCCTATGGTTTCTCATGCATTGTACAATCTGGTTGGAGGGATCCTGTGGCGCAGCACATCCAAGCTGTCGAAGTCATTAGAATAG
- the LOC8285438 gene encoding uncharacterized protein LOC8285438 isoform X1 yields the protein MSLLTPTCCSKRLTGLCHLHKILPNNSTRNYRFCTKAFARQQIPKKKLRRNRQLENGIALKTTTDKSFTENDDGSSLEDSTVNNIMEKLISIPSRRAVLQACTVTSGLIAALGILIRQVSHVASVEGLPILDCSSEVSCIIGTETWHFELVIGLVVLISSSRYLLLMTWPDFAESTEAANQQVLTSLQPLDYIVVSFLPGISEELLFRGALLPLFGMDWKSALAVAAVFGVLHLGSGRKYSFAIWATFVGLAYGYATIASSSIIVPMVSHALYNLVGGILWRSTSKLSKSLE from the exons ATGTCTTTGCTCACTCCTACCTGTTGCTCTAAGAGGCTGACTGGCCTCTGTCATTTACACAAGATTTTGCCTAATAATTCAACTAGG aACTATAGATTTTGCACAAAAGCTTTTGCAAGGCAGCAGATACCAAAGAAAAAGTTGAGGAGAAATAGACAATTAGAAAATGGGATTGCTTTGAAGACTACTACTGATAAAAGTTTCACTGAAAATGATGATGGGTCTTCTTTAGAAGATAGTACTGTCAATAACATTATGGAAAAGTTAATTAGTATACCTTCAAGAAGGGCAGTTCTTCAGGCATGCACTGTTACTTCTGGCTTGATAGCTGCTTtgggtattttaattagacag GTATCTCATGTTGCATCAGTGGAAGGATTGCCAATTCTTGATTGCTCTTCAGAAGTCTCATGTATAA TTGGTACTGAGACATGGCATTTTGAGTTGGTTATAGGATTGGTTGTTCTGATATCATCATCTCGGTACTTGTTGCTGATGACATGGCCAGATTTTGCTGAATCTACAGAAGCTGCTAATCAGCAG GTCCTCACATCACTTCAACCTTTGGATTACATTGTAGTTTCATTTTTGCCTGGAATTAGTGAG GAACTCCTTTTCCGCGGTGCACTGCTACCACTTTTTGGAATGGACTGGAAGAGTGCCTTAGCAGTAGCTGCTGTATTTGGTGTTCTACACTTGGGTAGCGGCCGAAAGTACTCCTTTGCTATCTG GGCAACGTTTGTCGGACTCGCGTACGGGTATGCCACCATTGCATCCTCGAGCATCATTGTGCCTATGGTTTCTCATGCATTGTACAATCTGGTTGGAGGGATCCTGTGGCGCAGCACATCCAAGCTGTCGAAGTCATTAGAATAG